In Notolabrus celidotus isolate fNotCel1 chromosome 10, fNotCel1.pri, whole genome shotgun sequence, one DNA window encodes the following:
- the nup62l gene encoding nucleoporin 62 like, producing the protein MSGGFNFGQASSGFAFGAPKTTAPAQAPATGFGMASSTPAAPGGGFTFGTAAPAAANPAGSFSFGTPAKSTAATGGFSFGTPNATFGLGTTPQATAAPGLTMGSTAAPAAGSGFALGTGLAAHLTPAAPAGGGFSFGTAGQAQAQPQPIAAAPALGFAPAPGLAPAPGPAALPVATAPGGLSFGGFSFGSTKVQMTSAPAPAPAPAPAAAAAAAAAAATGGGFSFGSSAPSTLIMGTQPQPAPTAVATTGPGGGFAFGIKPSSTPAPPVATQAALASAPSLFAIPGSAAAAAAASVAAAAATATAPGTGFSIGIAPTPAATTAAAAAAAAATTTAAGGSLAFMLKPLGAAATPSTLASAAAAAPALAPAPTTGVATGFTMGLKPVTGISAITTAAATTLTTTAAPPVMTYAQLEGLINKWSLELEDQERHFLQQATQVNAWDRMLVENGEKITALHKEMEKVKLDQRRLNQELDFILSQQKELEDLLCPLEESVKEQSGTIYMQNADEERERTYKLAENVDAQLKRMSQDLKEIIEHLNTSSGPADTSDPLQQICKILNTHMDSLQWIDQNSVLLQRRVEEVSKLCDNQRKEQEKTFRLTFD; encoded by the exons ATGAGTGGCGGATTTAACTTCGGGCAGGCCTCTTCGGGCTTTGCTTTCGGAGCTCCAAAGACCACAGCCCCGGCCCAGGCCCCCGCCACCGGCTTCGGAATGGCAAGCTCCACACCTGCAGCCCCAGGTGGGGGCTTCACGTTCGGCACTGCTGCCCCGGCCGCTGCCAACCCCGCCGGTTCATTCAGCTTTGGCACCCCGGCGAAGAGCACAGCAGCGACCGGAGGCTTCTCCTTTGGAACCCCTAACGCCACATTCGGCCTCGGCACGACTCCTCAAGCCACGGCAGCTCCAGGGCTGACTATGGGCTCCACAGCAGCTCCAGCCGCTGGGTCAGGGTTCGCTTTGGGCACGGGGTTGGCTGCACACCTTACCCCTGCCGCCCCAGCAGGAGGGGGATTCAGCTTTGGGACTGCAGGTCAAGCTCAAGCTCAACCCCAACCTATAGCAGCAGCACCTGCACTTGGATTTGCACCTGCACCTGGACTTGCCCCAGCACCTGGGCCAGCCGCATTACCTGTAGCAACAGCACCTGGAGGGCTTTCTTTTGGAGGGTTCAGCTTTGGATCGACCAAAGTGCAGATGAcctcagctccagctccagctccggCTCCAGCCCccgctgctgcagctgctgctgctgctgctgctgccacaggTGGAGGCTTCAGCTTTGGTAGCAGTGCTCCCTCCACCCTCATCATGGGCACCCAGCCCCAACCAGCCCCTACTGCTGTAGCCACAACAGGTCCAGGTGGAGGATTTGCTTTTGGGATCAAACCCTCATccactccagctcctcctgtagCGACCCAGGCAGCCCTGGCATCCGCCCCATCTCTCTTTGCTATACCTGGctccgcagcagcagcagctgctgcctCAGTTGCTGCTGCGGCTGCAACAGCAACTGCACCAGGTACAGGCTTCTCTATTGGTATAGCTCCAACTCCAGCAGCAAccaccgctgctgctgctgcagctgctgctgcaacaaccacagcagcaggtggaaGTCTGGCTTTTATGCTCAAACCTCTGGGGGCAGCTGCCACCCCCTCTACCCTtgcttctgctgcagctgcagcccCAGCCCTAGCCCCAGCCCCAACAACAGGAGTTGCTACAGGCTTCACCATGGGACTCAAACCAGTAACTGGCATAAGTGCCATAACAACTGCTGCAGCTACAACCCTTACTACAACCGCTGCTCCACCTGTGATGACCTACGCCCAGTTAGAGGGTCTCATTAATAAGTGGAGTCTGGAGCTTGAAGATCAAGAGAGACATTTCCTGCAGCAGGCGACTCAGGTGAATGCATGGGACCGCATGCTGGTGGAGAATGGGGAGAAGATCACAGCACTGCACAAGGAGATGGAGAAGGTGAAgctggaccagaggaggctaaACCAGGAGCTGGATTTCATCCTGTCCCAGCAAAAAGAGCTGGAGGACTTGCTGTGCCCGCTGGAGGAGTCGGTGAAAGAGCAGAGCGGAACCATCTACATGCAGAACGCGGACGAGGAACGTGAGAGAACATACAAGCTTGCAGAGAACGTGGACGCACAGCTGAAGAGGATGTCACAGGACCTGAAGGAGATAATCGAGCACCTGAACACATCCAGCGGTCCTGCAGATACCAGCGACCCA ctTCAGCAGATCTGTAAAATCCTCAACACCCACATGGACTCACTTCAGTGGATTGATCAGAACTCAGTTCTCCTGCAGAGACGAGTGGAAGAAGTGTCCAAACTGTGCGACAACCAGCGCAAGGAGCAGGAGAAAACCTTTCGTTTAACATTTGACTGA
- the itga6a gene encoding integrin alpha-6 isoform X1, translating to MLLQGGHAAASLALIFYFSVLEQTVVLAFNLDTSHVIRKNGEPGSLFGFSLAMHRQLNPDKRMLLIGAPRARALGKQTANVTGGLYKCEITQSNDCERIVFDNEENVRVENKENQWMGVTVQSQGPGGKIVTCAHRYQRRLFVNTPQESRDITGRCYVLSQDLTIDSSSDEDGGNWNFCEGRSRGHEMFGSCQQGLAATFTKDYHYVVFGAPGAYNWKGIVRVEQKNNTLLEMGVYDDGPYEVGDEQLLNPELVPLPANSYLGFSLDSGHRITKSRDLTVVAGAPRANHSGAVVLLRKENEASGRLLVEHTLQGPGLASSFGYDLAVVDLNGDGWQDIVVGAPQFYMKDRDIGGAVYVYINQAGRWNRVTPVRLNGTKDSMFGLAVENIGDINQDSFEDIAVGAPYEEGGAGKVYIYHGSAQGIKTIPAQILSGKQHNMKLFGYSLAGDMDLDSNSYPDLAVGSLSDSAFIYRARPVISIRRDVKISPQEIDLTIKTCGNSICFTVDACFSYTANTASYNPRLTISYTVEADGDRRKQGLPSRVMFLNKSLTETDHHFNGTLDLRGQKQETCTKIVAKLKDNIKDKMRSIPIEMSAEIVGTKRRQTRNGLPPLMPILDSSQSSKDIKQVNFVKEGCGGDHICRSNLKMEYKLFYKQNNLDSYSELPVKNNVPVFHLNYERKDLAVQVTVNNMNGDDAYEAKLVGTFPESLSYSGVRSPQTMIEKPVICTANQNGSQADCELGNPFKRDSRTTFYIILSTVGMTLDTTEVNVDLHLQTTSVQENIASVKVKAKVVIELPLSVSGEASPNQVSFGGVVKGESAMKTEEEIGSLIDYKFRINNLWKTLTSSVKASLHIKWPKYNKDGKWLLYLVRITSTGPQEVLCSPQSEISSLKHIKESSDSRTKREIGERKPVAKMSPLSGKSTILTCDGDIKCVVLKCPLQGLDGTAVELRSRLWNSTFIEDYASLSHLRITVKASLVLHTQAKNMILTTPDTEVTVTVSPDSEVAQLSGVPWWIILVAVLAGVLILALLVFLLWKCGFFKRSKQEDSVPRYHAVRIKKETPERKDGDVKMDPFDKKQWMTSWTENESYS from the exons GAGCAATGACTGTGAGCGCATTGTATTTGATAATGAAG agAACGTCCGAGTTGAGAATAAGGAGAATCAGTGGATGGGGGTGACGGTTCAGAGTCAGGGACCTGGAGGAAAGATTGTG aCCTGTGCTCATCGCTATCAGAGGCGCCTGTTTGTAAACACACCTCAGGAGTCCAGGGACATCACCGGGCGCTGTTACGTCCTGAGTCAGGACCTGACCATCGACAGTTCCTCTGATGAGGACGGAGGAAACTGGAACTTCTGTGAAGGCAGATCCAGGGGACATGAGATGTTTGGATCTTGCCAGCAGGGTTTGGCTGCCACATTCACCAAAGATTACCACTATGTAGTGTTTGGAGCACCAGGAGCTTACAACTGGAAAG GTATTGTTCGAGTGGAGCAGAAGAACAACACTTTGCTGGAGATGGGAGTATACGATGACGGCCCGTATGAAGTTGGGGATGAGCAACTCTTGAACCCTGAGCTAGTGCCTCTACCTGCTAACAGCTACCTTG GATTTTCTCTTGATTCGGGGCACAGAATCACAAAGAGTCGTGACTTGACGGTGGTGGCAGGAGCACCCAGAGCCAATCACAGCGGGGCCGTGGTCCTGTTGAGGAAAGAGAATGAAGCCTCAGGAAGGCTTTTGGTGGAGCACACTCTGCAGGGACCCGGACTGGCATCCTCCTTTGGATACGATTTGGCTGTGGTCGATCTGAACGGTGATGG GTGGCAGGACATAGTTGTAGGAGCGCCTCAATTTTACATGAAGGACAGAGACATTGGAGGAGCTGTTTACGTTTACATCAACCAGGCAGGAAGGTGGAATAGAGTCACTCCTGTTCGTCTTAATGGGACCAAAGACTCCATGTTCGGACTGGCAGTGGAGAACATCGGAGACATAAATCAAGACTCATTTGAAG ACATTGCTGTTGGAGCTCCTTATGAAGAGGGTGGGGCAGGAAAAGTTTACATTTATCATGGGTCTGCACAGGGAATCAAAACCATCCCAGCACAG ATCCTTTCAGGAAAGCAGCACAACATGAAGCTCTTTGGATATTCTCTGGCTGGGGACATGGACTTGGACAGTAACTCTTATCCTGATCTAGCTGTGGGCTCTCTTTCTGACTCAGCTTTCATTTACAG GGCACGGCCAGTCATCAGCATCAGGAGGGATGTCAAAATATCTCCACAGGAAATTGACCTCACAATCAAAACCTGTGGTAACAGCATTTG CTTCACAGTGGATGCATGCTTCTCCTACACAGCAAACACTGCTTCCTACAACCCAAGACTTA CCATCAGCTATACTGTGGAGGCGGATGGAGATCGCAGGAAACAGGGGCTTCCCTCCAGAGTGATGTTCCTGAACAAATCCCTCACAGAAACAGACCACCACTTTAATGGCACGTTGGACCTCCGTGGCCAAAAACAGGAAACGTGTACAAAGATTGTGGCCAAACTGAAG GACAACATTAAGGACAAAATGAGAAGCATTCCCATTGAGATGTCTGCAGAAATTGTCGGCACCAAGAGAAGACAGACAAGGAACGGCCTCCCTCCGCTCATGCCCATTTTAGACTCCTCCCAGTCGAGTAAAGACATCAAACAG gtAAACTTTGTAAAAGAGGGCTGTGGGGGGGATCATATCTGCAGGAGTAATCTGAAGATGGAGTACAAAttattctacaaacaaaacaaccttGACAGTTACTCCGAATTACCCGT GAAGAACAACGTCCCTGTGTTTCATCTGAATTACGAGAGGAAGGACTTGGCTGTGCAGGTGACGGTCAACAACATGAACGGCgatgatgcttatgaggcaaaGCTTGTGGGGACTTTCCCGGAGTCGCTGTCATATTCTGGAGTTCGCTCACCTCAAACAATG atagaAAAGCCAGTCATCTGCACGGCCAATCAGAATGGCTCTCAAGCAGACTGCGAGCTGGGGAACCCTTTCAAGAGAGACTCCAGG ACAACATTTTACATCATCCTGAGCACTGTAGGCATGACTCTGGACACCACAGAGGTTAATGTTGATCTTCATCTGCAGAC gacAAGTGTGCAAGAAaatattgcttctgtcaaagTAAAGGCCAAAGTAGTAATTGAACTGCCCTTGTCCGTCAGTGG gGAGGCCAGCCCTAATCAGGTTTCATTTGGAGGAGTAGTGAAAGGTGAAAGTGCcatgaagacagaagaagagattgGAAGTTTGATTGACTACAAGTTCAGA atAAATAACTTGTGGAAGACTTTGACCTCTTCCGTCAAAGCCTCACTTCACATTAAATGGCCCAAATACAACAAAGATGGGAAGTGGCTTCTTTACCTGGTGAGGATCACTTCTACAGGACCACAGGAGGTCCTGTGCTCTCCACAGTCTGAAATCAGCTCTCTCAAACACATCAAG GAGTCATCAGATTCCAGGACAAAGCGGGAAATTGGAGAGAGGAAGCCTGTCGCCAAAATGTCTCCTCTGTCCGGCAAAAGTACAATTTTG aCATGTGATGGTGATATCAAATGTGTGGTGCTCAAGTGCCCCCTTCAGGGCTTGGACGGTACTGCAGTCGAACTGAGATCTCGTCTCTGGAACTCTACCTTCATCGAG GATTATGCCTCTCTTTCACACTTGCGAATCACTGTGAAGGCCTCTCTTGTCCTCCACACTCAGGCTAAAAACATGATCCTGACAACTCCTGACActgaa GTGACAGTGACAGTGTCTCCAGACAGTGAAGTAGCGCAGCTCAGTGGAGTTCCCTGGTGGATCATACTGGTGGCTGTTCTTGCTGGAGTGCTGATCTTGGCTTTGTTGGTGTTTCTGCTGTGGAag TGTGGATTCTTCAAACGCTCTAAACAAGAGGACAGCGTTCCTCGTTATCACGCCGTGCGGATCAAAAAGGAAACTCCTGAGCGTAAAGATGGAGACGTGAAAATGGATCCTTTTGATAAAAAACAGTGGATGACATCTTGGACTGAAAATGAAAGTTACTCATGA
- the itga6a gene encoding integrin alpha-6 isoform X2, giving the protein MLLQGGHAAASLALIFYFSVLEQTVVLAFNLDTSHVIRKNGEPGSLFGFSLAMHRQLNPDKRMLLIGAPRARALGKQTANVTGGLYKCEITQSNDCERIVFDNEENVRVENKENQWMGVTVQSQGPGGKIVTCAHRYQRRLFVNTPQESRDITGRCYVLSQDLTIDSSSDEDGGNWNFCEGRSRGHEMFGSCQQGLAATFTKDYHYVVFGAPGAYNWKGIVRVEQKNNTLLEMGVYDDGPYEVGDEQLLNPELVPLPANSYLGFSLDSGHRITKSRDLTVVAGAPRANHSGAVVLLRKENEASGRLLVEHTLQGPGLASSFGYDLAVVDLNGDGWQDIVVGAPQFYMKDRDIGGAVYVYINQAGRWNRVTPVRLNGTKDSMFGLAVENIGDINQDSFEDIAVGAPYEEGGAGKVYIYHGSAQGIKTIPAQILSGKQHNMKLFGYSLAGDMDLDSNSYPDLAVGSLSDSAFIYRARPVISIRRDVKISPQEIDLTIKTCGNSICFTVDACFSYTANTASYNPRLTISYTVEADGDRRKQGLPSRVMFLNKSLTETDHHFNGTLDLRGQKQETCTKIVAKLKDNIKDKMRSIPIEMSAEIVGTKRRQTRNGLPPLMPILDSSQSSKDIKQVNFVKEGCGGDHICRSNLKMEYKLFYKQNNLDSYSELPVKNNVPVFHLNYERKDLAVQVTVNNMNGDDAYEAKLVGTFPESLSYSGVRSPQTMIEKPVICTANQNGSQADCELGNPFKRDSRTTFYIILSTVGMTLDTTEVNVDLHLQTTSVQENIASVKVKAKVVIELPLSVSGEASPNQVSFGGVVKGESAMKTEEEIGSLIDYKFRINNLWKTLTSSVKASLHIKWPKYNKDGKWLLYLVRITSTGPQEVLCSPQSEISSLKHIKESSDSRTKREIGERKPVAKMSPLSGKSTILTCDGDIKCVVLKCPLQGLDGTAVELRSRLWNSTFIEDYASLSHLRITVKASLVLHTQAKNMILTTPDTEVTVTVSPDSEVAQLSGVPWWIILVAVLAGVLILALLVFLLWKCGFFKRASKDEFDAAYHKAEIHVQPSDKDKLSAEA; this is encoded by the exons GAGCAATGACTGTGAGCGCATTGTATTTGATAATGAAG agAACGTCCGAGTTGAGAATAAGGAGAATCAGTGGATGGGGGTGACGGTTCAGAGTCAGGGACCTGGAGGAAAGATTGTG aCCTGTGCTCATCGCTATCAGAGGCGCCTGTTTGTAAACACACCTCAGGAGTCCAGGGACATCACCGGGCGCTGTTACGTCCTGAGTCAGGACCTGACCATCGACAGTTCCTCTGATGAGGACGGAGGAAACTGGAACTTCTGTGAAGGCAGATCCAGGGGACATGAGATGTTTGGATCTTGCCAGCAGGGTTTGGCTGCCACATTCACCAAAGATTACCACTATGTAGTGTTTGGAGCACCAGGAGCTTACAACTGGAAAG GTATTGTTCGAGTGGAGCAGAAGAACAACACTTTGCTGGAGATGGGAGTATACGATGACGGCCCGTATGAAGTTGGGGATGAGCAACTCTTGAACCCTGAGCTAGTGCCTCTACCTGCTAACAGCTACCTTG GATTTTCTCTTGATTCGGGGCACAGAATCACAAAGAGTCGTGACTTGACGGTGGTGGCAGGAGCACCCAGAGCCAATCACAGCGGGGCCGTGGTCCTGTTGAGGAAAGAGAATGAAGCCTCAGGAAGGCTTTTGGTGGAGCACACTCTGCAGGGACCCGGACTGGCATCCTCCTTTGGATACGATTTGGCTGTGGTCGATCTGAACGGTGATGG GTGGCAGGACATAGTTGTAGGAGCGCCTCAATTTTACATGAAGGACAGAGACATTGGAGGAGCTGTTTACGTTTACATCAACCAGGCAGGAAGGTGGAATAGAGTCACTCCTGTTCGTCTTAATGGGACCAAAGACTCCATGTTCGGACTGGCAGTGGAGAACATCGGAGACATAAATCAAGACTCATTTGAAG ACATTGCTGTTGGAGCTCCTTATGAAGAGGGTGGGGCAGGAAAAGTTTACATTTATCATGGGTCTGCACAGGGAATCAAAACCATCCCAGCACAG ATCCTTTCAGGAAAGCAGCACAACATGAAGCTCTTTGGATATTCTCTGGCTGGGGACATGGACTTGGACAGTAACTCTTATCCTGATCTAGCTGTGGGCTCTCTTTCTGACTCAGCTTTCATTTACAG GGCACGGCCAGTCATCAGCATCAGGAGGGATGTCAAAATATCTCCACAGGAAATTGACCTCACAATCAAAACCTGTGGTAACAGCATTTG CTTCACAGTGGATGCATGCTTCTCCTACACAGCAAACACTGCTTCCTACAACCCAAGACTTA CCATCAGCTATACTGTGGAGGCGGATGGAGATCGCAGGAAACAGGGGCTTCCCTCCAGAGTGATGTTCCTGAACAAATCCCTCACAGAAACAGACCACCACTTTAATGGCACGTTGGACCTCCGTGGCCAAAAACAGGAAACGTGTACAAAGATTGTGGCCAAACTGAAG GACAACATTAAGGACAAAATGAGAAGCATTCCCATTGAGATGTCTGCAGAAATTGTCGGCACCAAGAGAAGACAGACAAGGAACGGCCTCCCTCCGCTCATGCCCATTTTAGACTCCTCCCAGTCGAGTAAAGACATCAAACAG gtAAACTTTGTAAAAGAGGGCTGTGGGGGGGATCATATCTGCAGGAGTAATCTGAAGATGGAGTACAAAttattctacaaacaaaacaaccttGACAGTTACTCCGAATTACCCGT GAAGAACAACGTCCCTGTGTTTCATCTGAATTACGAGAGGAAGGACTTGGCTGTGCAGGTGACGGTCAACAACATGAACGGCgatgatgcttatgaggcaaaGCTTGTGGGGACTTTCCCGGAGTCGCTGTCATATTCTGGAGTTCGCTCACCTCAAACAATG atagaAAAGCCAGTCATCTGCACGGCCAATCAGAATGGCTCTCAAGCAGACTGCGAGCTGGGGAACCCTTTCAAGAGAGACTCCAGG ACAACATTTTACATCATCCTGAGCACTGTAGGCATGACTCTGGACACCACAGAGGTTAATGTTGATCTTCATCTGCAGAC gacAAGTGTGCAAGAAaatattgcttctgtcaaagTAAAGGCCAAAGTAGTAATTGAACTGCCCTTGTCCGTCAGTGG gGAGGCCAGCCCTAATCAGGTTTCATTTGGAGGAGTAGTGAAAGGTGAAAGTGCcatgaagacagaagaagagattgGAAGTTTGATTGACTACAAGTTCAGA atAAATAACTTGTGGAAGACTTTGACCTCTTCCGTCAAAGCCTCACTTCACATTAAATGGCCCAAATACAACAAAGATGGGAAGTGGCTTCTTTACCTGGTGAGGATCACTTCTACAGGACCACAGGAGGTCCTGTGCTCTCCACAGTCTGAAATCAGCTCTCTCAAACACATCAAG GAGTCATCAGATTCCAGGACAAAGCGGGAAATTGGAGAGAGGAAGCCTGTCGCCAAAATGTCTCCTCTGTCCGGCAAAAGTACAATTTTG aCATGTGATGGTGATATCAAATGTGTGGTGCTCAAGTGCCCCCTTCAGGGCTTGGACGGTACTGCAGTCGAACTGAGATCTCGTCTCTGGAACTCTACCTTCATCGAG GATTATGCCTCTCTTTCACACTTGCGAATCACTGTGAAGGCCTCTCTTGTCCTCCACACTCAGGCTAAAAACATGATCCTGACAACTCCTGACActgaa GTGACAGTGACAGTGTCTCCAGACAGTGAAGTAGCGCAGCTCAGTGGAGTTCCCTGGTGGATCATACTGGTGGCTGTTCTTGCTGGAGTGCTGATCTTGGCTTTGTTGGTGTTTCTGCTGTGGAag TGCGGTTTCTTCAAGAGAGCATCAAAAGACGAGTTTGATGCTGCGTATCACAAGGCAGAGATCCATGTTCAGCCTTCTGACAAAGACAAACTCTCTGCTGAGGCCTGA